A section of the Microtus ochrogaster isolate Prairie Vole_2 unplaced genomic scaffold, MicOch1.0 UNK129, whole genome shotgun sequence genome encodes:
- the Hcfc1 gene encoding host cell factor 1 isoform X4, whose protein sequence is MASAVSPANLPAVLLQPRWKRVVGWSGPVPRPRHGHRAVAIKELIVVFGGGNEGIVDELHVYNTATNQWFIPAVRGDIPPGCAAYGFVCDGTRLLVFGGMVEYGKYSNDLYELQASRWEWKRLKAKTPKNGPPPCPRLGHSFSLVGNKCYLFGGLANDSEDPKNNIPRYLNDLYILELRPGSGVVAWDIPITYGVLPPPRESHTAVVYTEKDNKKSKLVIYGGMSGCRLGDLWTLDIETLTWNKPSLSGVAPLPRSLHSATTIGNKMYVFGGWVPLVMDDVKVATHEKEWKCTNTLACLNLDTMAWETILMDTLEDNIPRARAGHCAVAINTRLYIWSGRDGYRKAWNNQVCCKDLWYLETEKPPPPARVQLVRANTNSLEVSWGAVATADSYLLQLQKYDIPATAATATSPTPNPVPSVPANPPKSPAPAAAAPAVQPLTQVGITLVPQAATAPPSTTTIQVLPTVPGSSISVPTAARTQGVPTVLKVTGPQATTGTPLVTMRPASQTGKAPVTVTSLPASVRMVVPTQSAQGTVIGSNPQMSGMAALAAAAAATQKIPPSSAPTVLSVPAGTTIVKTVAVTPGTTTLPATVKVASSPVMVSNPATRMLKTAAAQVGTSVSSAANTSTRPIITVHKSGTVTVAQQAQVVTTVVGGVTKTITLVKSPISVPGGSALISNLGKVMSVVQTKPVQTSAVTGQASTGPVTQIIQTKGPLPAGTILKLVTSADGKPTTIITTTQASGAGTKPTILGISSVSPSTTKPGTTTIIKTIPMSAIITQAGATGVTSSPGIKSPITIITTKVMTSGTGAPAKIITAVPKIATGHGQQGVTQVVLKGAPGQPGTILRTVPMGGVRLVTPVTVSAVKPAVTTLVVKGTTGVTTLGTVTGTVSTSLAGAGAHSTSASLATPITTLGTIATLSSQVINPTAITVSAAQTTLTAAGGLTTPTITMQPVSQPTQVTLITAPSGVEAQPVHDLPVSILASPTTEQPTATVTIADSGQGDVQPGTVTLVCSNPPCETHETGTTNTATTTVVANLGGHPQPTQVQFVCDRQEAAASLVTSAVGQQNGNVVRVCSNPPCETHETGTTNTATTATSNMAGQHGCSNPPCETHETGTTSTATTAMSSMGTGQQRDIRRASSTPTVVRITVAPGALERAQGTVKPQCQTQQTNMTSTTMTVQATGAPCPAGPLLRPSVALEAGSHSPAFVQLALPNVRIGLSGPSSKDMPTGHQLETYQTYTTNTPTTALSIMGTGELGAAQVAPTSIYESLQASSPSSTMTMTALEALLCPSATVTQVCSNPPCETHETGTTNTATTSNAGSAQRVCSNPPCETHETGTTHTATTATSNGGAGQPEGGQQPASGQPCETHQTTSTGTTMSVSVGALLPDATSSHGTLESGLEVVAVPTVTSPAGATLLASFPTQRVCSNPPCETHETGTTHTATTVTSNMSSNQDPPPAASDQGEVVNTQGDSANITSASGITTTVSSTLPRAVTTVTQSTPVPGPSVPPPEELQISPGPRQQLPPRQLLQSASTPLMGESAEVLSASQTPELQAAVDLSSTGDPSSGQEPASSAVVATVVVQPPPPTQSEVDQLSLPQELMAEAQAGTTTLMVTGLTPEELAVTAAAEAAAQAAATEEAQALAIQAVLQAAQQAVMGTGEPMDTSEAAAAVTQAELGHLSAEAQEGQATTIPIVLTQQELAALVQQQQQLQEAQAQQQQHLPTEALAPADSLNDPSIESNCLNELASAVPSTVALLPSTATDSLAPSNTFVAPQPVVVASPAKMQAAATLTEVANGIESLGVKPDLPPPPSKAPVKKENQWFDVGVIKGTSVMVTHYFLPPDDAVQSDDDSGTVPDYNQLKKQELQPGTAYKFRVAGINACGRGPFSEISAFKTCLPGFPGAPCAIKISKSPDGAHLTWEPPSVTSGKIIEYSVYLAIQSSQAGGEPKSSTPAQLAFMRVYCGPSPSCLVQSSSLSNAHIDYTTKPAIIFRIAARNEKGYGPATQVRWLQETSKDSSGTKPANKRPMSSPEMKSAPKKSKADGQ, encoded by the exons ATGGCTTCGGCTGTGTCCCCTGCCAACTTGCCGGCGGTGCTTCTGCAGCCCCGCTGGAAGCGAGTGGTGGGTTGGTCGGGTCCAGTGCCCCGACCCCGCCACGGCCACCGTGCCGTGGCTATCAAGGAGCTCATAGTGGTGTTTGGCGGCGGCAATGAAGGGATAGTGGACGAACTGCACGTGTACAACACTG cAACCAACCAGTGGTTCATCCCAGCTGTGAGAGGGGATATCCCTCCAGGATGTGCAGCCTATGGCTTTGTGTGTGATGGTACTCGCCTACTGGTGTTTGGTGGAATGGTGGAGTATGGAAAATACAGCAATGACCTCTATGAACTCCAG GCTAGTCGCTGGGAATGGAAGAGACTGAAAGCAAAGACGCCCAAAAATGGGCCTCCTCCATGTCCTCGGCTTGGACACAGCTTCTCCCTTGTGGGCAACAAATGCTATCTATTTGGGGGTCTAGCCAATGATAGTGAGGACCCCAAGAACAACATTCCGAG GTACCTGAATGACTTATATATACTAGAACTACGACCAGGCTCTGGAGTGGTAGCTTGGGACATCCCCATCACTTACGGAGTCCTGCCTCCACCTCGGGAGTCACATACTGCCGTGGTCTACACTGAAAAAGATAACAAGAAATCAAAGCTGGTGATCTATGGAGGGATGAGTGGCTGCAGGCTAGGGGACCTTTGGACTCTGGATATCG AGACACTGACATGGAATAAACCCAGCCTTAGTGGGGTGGCACCCCTTCCTCGAAGCCTTCACTCTGCAACCACCATAGGAAACAA AATGTATGTATTTGGTGGCTGGGTGCCTCTTGTCATGGACGATGTCAAAGTGGCCACACACGAGAAGGAGTGGAAGTGTACCAACACGCTGGCTTGTCTCAACCTGG ATACCATGGCCTGGGAAACTATCCTGATGGATACACTGGAAGACAACATTCCTCGAGCTCGAGCTGGTCACTGTGCTGTTGCCATCAATACTCGCTTATACATTTGGAGTGGCCGTGATGGCTACCGCAAGGCCTGGAACAACCAGGTCTGTTGCAAGGACCTGTGGTATTTGGAGACAG AAAAGCCACCACCCCCAGCCCGAGTACAACTAGTACGAGCCAACACCAACTCACTGGAGGTTAGCTGGGGTGCAGTAGCAACAGCCGACAGTTACCTTCTGCAGCTCCAGAAATATGACATTCCTGCCACGGCTGCTACGGccacctcccccactcccaaTCCAGTTCCATCTGTGCCTGCCAACCCTCCCAAGAGCCCTGCACCAGCTGCAGCTGCACCTGCTGTACAGCCACTGACCCAAGTAGGCATCACACTTGTGCCCCAGGCTGCCACTGCACCCCCAAGCACTACCACCATCCAGGTCTTGCCAACAGTACCAGGCAGCTCCATTTCTGTGCCCACTGCAGCCAGGACTCAAG GTGTCCCTACTGTTCTCAAAGTGACTGGTCCTCAGGCTACAACAGGAACCCCACTGGTTACCATGAGACCTGCCAGCCAGACTGGAAAAGCCCCTGTCACTGTGACCTCCCTGCCTGCTAGTGTGCGAATGGTTGTGCCCACACAGAGTGCCCAGGGGACG GTGATTGGCAGCAACCCACAGATGAGTGGGATGGCTGCATtggctgctgctgccgctgccacaCAGAAaatccctccttcctcagcacccacagtgcTGAGTGTCCCAGCAGGCACCACCATTGTCAAGACAGTGGCTGTGACACCTGGCACAACCACTCTTCCAGCCACTGTGAAGGTGGCCTCCTCCCCTGTCATG gtGAGCAATCCAGCCACTCGTATGCTAAAGACTGCAGCTGCCCAAGTGGGGacatctgtgtcctctgctgccaaCACATCTACCCGCCCTATCATCACGGTACACAAATCAGGCACTGTGACGGTGGCCCAGCAAGCCCAGGTGGTGACCACAGTGGTAGGCGGAGTCACCAAGACCATCACCCTAGTGAAGAGCCCCATCTCTGTCCCAGGAGGCAGTGCTCTG ATTTCCAATCTGGGAAAAGTGATGTCAGTGGTCCAGACCAAACCAGTTCAGACTTCAGCAGTCACAGGTCAAGCCTCTACAGGCCCTGTGACTCAGATCATCCAG ACCAAAGGGCCTCTGCCAGCAGGGACTATCCTGAAGCTGGTGACATCAGCAGATGGCAAGCCCACAACCATCATTACCACCACGCAGGCTAGTGGAGCAGGGACCAAGCCTACCATCCTGGGCATCAGTAGTGTCTCTCCCAGCACCACCAAACCTGGCACGACTACTATCATCAAGACCATTCCCATGTCAGCCATTATCACCCAGGCAGGCGCCACAG GAGTTACCAGCAGTCCTGGCATTAAGTCCCCTATCACAATTATCACCACCAAGGTAATGACTTCTGGAACAGGAGCACCTGCGAAAATCATAACTGCTGTCCCCAAGATTGCTACTGGTCATGGACAGCAAGGAGTGACCCAG GTGGTGCTAAAGGGGGCCCCTGGACAGCCAGGCACCATCCTCCGCACTGTGCCCATGGGCGGCGTTCGCCTGGTCACCCCTGTCACCGTCTCCGCTGTCAAGCCAGCTGTCACAACATTGGTTGTGAAGGGCACCACAG GTGTCACAACCCTAGGCACAGTGACAGGCACTGTCTCTACCAGCCTTGCAGGAGCTGGGGCCCATAGCACCAGTGCCTCTCTGGCCACACCTATTACCACCTTGGGCACCATTGCCACTCTTTCAAGCCAGGTCATCAACCCTACTGCCATCACAGTATCAGCTGCACAGACCACATTGACAGCTGCTGGTGGCCTTACCACACCCACAATCACAATGCAG CCTGTCTCCCAGCCTACCCAGGTGACTCTGATCACAGCACCCAGTGGGGTTGAGGCCCAGCCTGTACATGACCTTCCTGTGTCCATTTTGGCCTCACCTACTACAGAGCAACCCACAGCAACAGTCACCATCGCTGACTCGGGCCAGGGTGATGTACAGCCTGGCACTGTAACACTGGTGTGCTCCAACCCACCCTGTGAAACCCATGAAACAGGTACCACCAACACAGCCACTACCACTGTTGTGGCTAACCTTGGGGGACATCCCCAGCCCACCCAGGTACAATTTGTTTGTGACAGACAGGAGGCAGCTGCTTCTCTTGTGACCTCAGCTGTGGGACAACAGAATGGTAATGTGGTCCGTGTCTGTTCAAACCCCCCCTGTGAGACCCATGAGACAGGTACCACCAACACTGCCACAACAGCAACCTCCAACATGGCTGGGCAGCATGGCTGCTCAAACCCCCCCTGCGAGACTCATGAGACAGGCACCACCAGCACTGCCACTACAGCAATGTCCAGCATGGGTACTGGGCAGCAGCGAGACATTCGTCGTGCCTCTAGCACCCCTACTGTAGTGCGGATCACTGTGGCTCCTGGGGCGTTGGAGAGAGCCCAGGGTACTGTGAAGCCTCAGTGCCAAACACAGCAGACCAATATGACCAGCACCACCATGACTGTGCAGGCCACCGGAGCTCCGTGCCCAGCTGGCCCACTGCTTAGGCCAAGTGTGGCACTGGAGGCTGGGAGCCACAGCCCTGCCTTTGTGCAGCTAGCCCTTCCAAATGTTAGAATTGGGCTGAGTGGCCCCAGCAGCAAGGACATGCCCACAGGGCACCAGCTAGAGACATATCAGACTTATACAACCAATACCCCAACCACAGCCCTCTCTATCATGGGTACTGGGGAGCTTGGTGCAGCTCAGGTGGCCCCCACATCTATATATGAGAGCCTCCAGGCAAGCTCTCCCAGCAGCACCATGACTATGACAGCCCTAGAGGCATTGCTGTGCCCTTCAGCTACCGTGACCCAAGTCTGCTCCAACCCACCGTGTGAAACCCATGAGACGGGCACCACCAACACTGCCACTACCTCCAATGCGGGCAGTGCCCAGCGGGTATGCTCCAACCCACCTTGTGAGACTCATGAGACGGGAACCACACATACAGCCACCACTGCCACATCAAATGGAGGTGCAGGCCAGCCTGAAGGTGGACAACAGCCTGCCAGTGGCCAACCCTGTGAAACACACCAGACGACTTCCACTGGCACCACTATGTCAGTCAGTGTGGGTGCCCTGCTTCCTGATGCCACTTCCTCTCATGGAACCCTGGAATCTGGCTTAGAGGTGGTAGCAGTGCCCACCGTCACCTCTCCGGCTGGTGCCACATTGCTGGCTTCTTTCCCAACACAGAGGGTATGCTCCAACCCTCCTTGCGAGACCCATGAgacaggcaccacacacacagccaccactGTCACCTCTAACATGAGCTCAAACCAAG ATCCTCCACCAGCTGCCAGTGATCAGGGAGAGGTGGTGAACACCCAAGGTGACAGTGCAAACATCACCAGCGCCAGTGGCATCACAACAACTGTGTCCTCCACACTGCCACGAGCAGTGACCACTGTGACACAGTCTACACCAGTCCCAGGTCCCTCTGTGCCG CCCCCAGAGGAACTCCAGATCTCACCAGGGCCTCGCCAGCAGCTGCCACCACGGCAACTCCTGCAGTCTGCCTCCACCCCCCTGATGGGGGAGTCCGCCGAGGTCCTGTCAGCCTCCCAGACCCCTGAGCTCCAGGCCGCCGTGGATCTGAGCAGCACTGGGGACCCATCTTCAGGCCAGGAGCCTGCCAGCTCTGCTGTCGTGGCCACTGTGGTGGTCCAgccacccccacccacacagTCTGAAGTAGACCAGTTATCACTTCCCCAAGAGCTGATGGCTGAGGCCCAGGCGGGCACCACCACCCTTATGGTAACAGGGCTCACCCCAGAGGAGCTGGCTGTGACTGCTGCTGCAGAAGCAGCTGCCCAAGCTGCAGCCACTGAAGAAGCTCAAGCCTTGGCCATCCAGGCCGTGCTCCAGGCTGCACAGCAGGCTGTCATGG GCACTGGGGAGCCCATGGATACatctgaagcagcagcagcagtgacacAAGCAGAGCTGGGCCACCTTTCAGCTGAGGCACAAGAGGGTCAGGCCACCACCATACCCATTGTGCTGACACAGCAGGAGCTTGCAGCCctggtgcagcagcagcagcagctccaggagGCTCAagcccagcagcagcaacacctCCCTACTGAGGCTCTGGCTCCAGCTGACAGTCTCAATGACCCATCCATCGAGAGCAACTGCCTCAATGAACTAGCTAGTGCTGTCCCTAGCACTGTGGCCTTGCTACCCTCAACAGCCACTGACA GCCTTGCTCCATCCAACACATTTGTGGCTCCACAGCCTGTTGTTGTAGCCAGCCCAGCAAAGATGCAGGCTGCGGCTACCCTAACTGAAGTGGCCAATGGCATCGAGTCCCTGGGTGTG AAACCGGACTTGCCACCTCCACCCAGCAAAGCCCCTGTGAAAAAGGAGAACCAGTGGTTTGATGTGGGGGTCATTAAGGGTACCAGTGTAATGGTAACACACTATTTCCTGCCACCAGATGATGCTGTTCAGTCAGAT GATGACTCAGGCACAGTCCCAGACTATAACCAGCTGAAGAAGCAGGAGCTACAGCCAGGCACTGCCTATAAATTTCGTGTTGCCGGAATCAATGCTTGTGGTCGGGGGCCCTTTAGTGAGATCTCAGCCTTTAAGACCTGTCTGCCTGGTTTCCCAGGGGCTCCTTGTGCCATTAAAATCAGCAAG AGCCCAGATGGTGCTCACCTCACCTGGGAACCACCGTCTGTGACCTCCGGCAAGATCATCGAGTACTCTGTGTATCTGGCCATCCAGAGCTCACAGGCTGGTGGTGAGCCCAagagctccaccccagcccagctAGCCTTCATGCGAGTGTACTGTGGACCTAGCCCTTCCTGCCTTGTGCAGTCCTCCAGCCTCTCTAATGCCCACATTGACTACACCACCAAGCCTGCCATCATCTTCCGCATTGCTGCCCGCAACGAAAAGGGCTACGGCCCCGCTACACAAGTGAGGTGGTTGCAAG AAACCAGTAAAGACAGCTCGGGCACCAAGCCGGCCAACAAGCGACCCATGTCGTCTCCAGAAAT GAAATCTGCTCCAAAGAAGTCTAAGGCTGATGGTCAGTGA